A genomic region of Anaerolineales bacterium contains the following coding sequences:
- the rplN gene encoding 50S ribosomal protein L14, with amino-acid sequence MIQHETRVRVADNSGARELLVMHVVGSTRRRYASIGDIVVGTVKSAIPAGAVKKSEVVRAVIVRISKEWRREDGSYIRFDDNAAVILEGTTTNPKGTRIFGPVARELRDKGFMRIVSLAPEVL; translated from the coding sequence ATGATCCAGCACGAAACTCGTGTGCGTGTTGCCGATAACAGCGGCGCGCGCGAACTGCTCGTCATGCATGTGGTCGGCAGCACCCGCCGCCGCTACGCCAGCATTGGTGACATCGTGGTCGGCACCGTCAAGAGTGCCATCCCGGCCGGTGCGGTGAAGAAGAGCGAAGTGGTGCGCGCCGTCATCGTGCGCATCTCCAAAGAATGGCGCCGTGAAGACGGCTCCTACATTCGCTTTGACGACAACGCTGCCGTCATTTTGGAAGGCACGACCACCAACCCCAAGGGCACCCGCATTTTTGGGCCGGTGGCCCGTGAATTACGCGATAAGGGCTTCATGCGCATTGTTTCCCTGGCGCCTGAAGTGCTGTAG
- the rplX gene encoding 50S ribosomal protein L24 translates to MKVKLKIRKGDTVEVVTGKEVDKGKRAEVIRVLPKTNRLVVQGVNMRKRHQRASQQDGRQVNAGIVEFEGPLSISNVMLVCPSCSKPVRVGFKRSEQGSQRVCKNCGKDID, encoded by the coding sequence GTGAAGGTTAAGCTGAAAATTCGCAAGGGCGACACGGTGGAAGTGGTCACCGGCAAAGAGGTGGATAAGGGCAAGCGTGCCGAAGTGATTCGCGTGCTGCCCAAGACCAACCGTCTGGTCGTTCAAGGTGTAAACATGCGCAAGCGTCACCAGCGCGCCAGCCAGCAGGATGGCCGCCAGGTGAATGCCGGCATCGTGGAATTTGAGGGCCCGCTCTCGATCTCCAACGTCATGCTGGTGTGCCCCTCGTGCAGCAAGCCCGTTCGTGTGGGCTTCAAGCGCAGCGAGCAGGGCTCTCAGCGTGTGTGCAAGAACTGTGGCAAGGATATCGACTAA
- the rpsQ gene encoding 30S ribosomal protein S17, producing MNKRRQIEAVVTSNKMDKTVVVRTTRSFRHPVYGKVVEAQHKLVAHDELGCKIGDTVRIVESRPISKTKRWVVVEIINSSVKEEVA from the coding sequence ATGAACAAGCGCCGCCAAATTGAAGCCGTTGTAACCAGCAATAAGATGGACAAGACGGTCGTCGTACGCACTACCCGCAGCTTCCGCCACCCGGTCTACGGCAAAGTGGTTGAGGCGCAGCACAAGCTGGTGGCCCATGATGAATTGGGCTGCAAGATTGGCGATACCGTGCGCATCGTGGAGAGCCGTCCCATCTCCAAGACCAAGCGCTGGGTGGTGGTGGAAATCATCAACAGCTCGGTCAAGGAAGAGGTGGCCTAG
- the rpsC gene encoding 30S ribosomal protein S3, producing the protein MGRKVDPRGFRLKINKTWDGRWFAEGKDYVDRLHQDFAIRKMVQDKAPRAGISKVEVERFPGSVKISVHTAKPGILIGKKGENVKELRRSLEALVGMKIELDIKEIKDPDLDAKLVAVNIADQLERRISYRRAINRALQQTMRAGAGGIKVEVAGRLGGSDMSRRIWMREGRVPLHTLRADIDYAIAEAHTQYSSIGIKVWVYRGEGKAETEAEPETSEGVYVSE; encoded by the coding sequence ATGGGTCGTAAAGTAGATCCGCGAGGCTTTCGCCTCAAGATTAATAAGACCTGGGATGGCCGCTGGTTTGCCGAAGGCAAAGACTACGTAGACCGCCTGCACCAGGATTTTGCCATTCGCAAGATGGTGCAAGACAAGGCGCCGCGGGCCGGCATCTCCAAGGTTGAAGTGGAGCGCTTCCCTGGCAGCGTCAAGATCTCCGTGCACACCGCCAAGCCGGGCATCCTCATCGGCAAGAAGGGCGAGAACGTCAAAGAATTGCGCCGTTCGCTCGAAGCCCTGGTGGGTATGAAGATCGAGCTCGACATCAAGGAGATCAAGGATCCCGATCTGGATGCCAAGCTGGTTGCGGTCAACATCGCCGATCAGCTCGAGCGCCGCATCAGCTACCGCCGTGCCATCAACCGCGCCCTGCAGCAGACCATGCGTGCCGGCGCCGGTGGCATCAAGGTAGAAGTCGCCGGCCGCCTGGGCGGCTCCGATATGTCTCGCCGCATTTGGATGCGCGAGGGCCGCGTGCCCCTGCACACCCTGCGTGCCGACATTGACTACGCCATTGCCGAAGCGCACACCCAGTACAGCTCGATCGGTATCAAGGTGTGGGTGTACCGTGGCGAGGGCAAGGCCGAAACTGAGGCCGAGCCGGAAACCAGCGAAGGCGTGTACGTCAGCGAATAA
- the rplP gene encoding 50S ribosomal protein L16: protein MLQPKRFKFPKMHRGRMRGKAQRGAEVHFGEYGLQALEPHWISGRQLEACRRAIVREARRRGKVWIRVFPDKPITKRAAETRMGKGKGSVEYYAAVVRPGTVLFEVAGMPPEVAQRGLELAAAKLPIRTKIIKRIEFLSE from the coding sequence ATGTTGCAACCAAAACGTTTCAAGTTCCCCAAGATGCACCGCGGCCGCATGCGTGGCAAAGCGCAGCGTGGCGCCGAAGTGCATTTTGGCGAGTATGGCCTGCAGGCGCTGGAGCCACATTGGATCTCCGGCCGCCAGTTGGAAGCCTGCCGCCGCGCCATTGTGCGTGAGGCACGCCGCCGCGGGAAAGTATGGATCCGCGTCTTCCCCGACAAGCCGATCACCAAGCGTGCCGCCGAAACCCGCATGGGTAAGGGTAAGGGTAGCGTGGAGTACTACGCCGCCGTCGTGCGCCCGGGGACGGTGCTGTTCGAGGTAGCCGGTATGCCGCCCGAGGTCGCTCAGCGCGGCCTGGAGCTGGCCGCGGCCAAGCTGCCCATTCGCACCAAGATCATCAAGCGCATTGAGTTCCTGAGCGAGTAA
- the rpsS gene encoding 30S ribosomal protein S19 → MGRSLKKGPFVEPKLLKKIEAMNERKEKKVIRTWSRASQIFPQMVGHTIAVHDGRRHVPIYITENMVGHRLGEFAPTRTFRGHVNEKASDAKGR, encoded by the coding sequence ATGGGACGTTCACTTAAAAAAGGGCCGTTTGTAGAGCCGAAGCTTCTGAAGAAGATCGAGGCGATGAACGAGCGCAAAGAGAAAAAAGTTATCCGCACCTGGAGCCGTGCCAGCCAGATCTTCCCGCAGATGGTGGGCCACACCATCGCGGTGCATGATGGCCGCCGCCATGTGCCGATCTACATCACTGAAAATATGGTGGGGCACCGCCTGGGCGAATTTGCGCCCACGCGCACCTTCCGAGGCCACGTGAATGAAAAGGCCTCGGACGCGAAGGGACGATAA
- the rpmC gene encoding 50S ribosomal protein L29, which yields MAKATKAADLRKLTSQQIVEQIDEAREQLMRMRFQKATGELTDQNAPRAQRRKIAQLMTILKEKGAVEAGGVPAKAAADKKTEGEA from the coding sequence ATGGCTAAAGCAACCAAAGCAGCAGACCTGCGCAAATTGACCAGTCAGCAGATCGTCGAGCAGATTGACGAAGCCCGTGAGCAGCTCATGCGCATGCGCTTCCAAAAGGCCACCGGCGAACTGACCGACCAGAATGCCCCGCGTGCCCAGCGCCGCAAGATCGCCCAACTGATGACGATCTTGAAGGAAAAGGGCGCCGTAGAGGCGGGCGGTGTGCCTGCCAAGGCCGCCGCGGACAAGAAAACAGAAGGTGAAGCATGA
- the rplV gene encoding 50S ribosomal protein L22: protein MADFQATLSNASISAQKMRLVVDLVRGKSAQQAVTILTFTPSKAAQPLLKLVKSAIASAAQNQGVGIEELYVHAITADEAPTRKWRRFGARGRFKPMFRRSSHVTVTLRQRAAAQTTAPASKATAAKAEK, encoded by the coding sequence ATGGCTGACTTTCAAGCGACCCTGAGCAACGCCTCCATCTCGGCGCAGAAGATGCGCCTGGTGGTAGACCTGGTGCGTGGTAAGAGCGCCCAGCAGGCCGTTACCATCCTCACCTTCACCCCCAGCAAGGCGGCCCAGCCGCTGCTCAAGCTGGTGAAATCTGCGATTGCCAGTGCCGCGCAGAACCAGGGTGTTGGGATCGAAGAGTTGTATGTGCACGCCATCACCGCAGACGAAGCGCCGACACGCAAATGGCGCCGCTTCGGAGCGCGTGGGCGCTTCAAGCCCATGTTCCGCCGCAGCTCGCACGTCACCGTGACCCTGCGCCAGCGTGCCGCTGCCCAGACCACTGCCCCGGCCAGCAAGGCAACTGCGGCCAAGGCCGAGAAGTAG